Proteins from one Telopea speciosissima isolate NSW1024214 ecotype Mountain lineage chromosome 1, Tspe_v1, whole genome shotgun sequence genomic window:
- the LOC122653199 gene encoding phospholipase A(1) DAD1, chloroplastic-like, which yields MKLSIGTVRPCTVPTPKCVTAAVKPITQTPKSAKLGKRWMEYQGARNWEGLLDPLDDNLRDEILRYGHFVGATYNAFDFDPSSPTYANCRFPKHSLFHRCGLPGTGYRVTKNLHATSGIKLPRWISKAPNWVSNQTSWIGYVAVCQDEEEIARLGRRDVVVAYRGTATCHEWLENLRTTLTHLPNVGLDGRTEAEPQPEPMVARGFLSLFTSGTAERRSLREEVRDEIGRLLQSYGDEPLSLTITGHSLGAALATLTAYDITTTFRNAPLVTVISFGAPRVGNRGFRCHVEKCGSKVLRIVNSDDLVTKVPGFVIDEDEDDDVSSKCKGQDKDAINVAGLPSWLQRHVENTLCQTQWVYADVGRELRVSSRDSPYLTGPTTNLATSHELDTYLHLVNGFLSSKCPFRKTAKKMFGRRGAEKASVLR from the coding sequence ATGAAGCTCTCCATCGGCACGGTTCGTCCCTGTACCGTCCCAACACCCAAATGCGTCACTGCCGCCGTAAAACCCATCACCCAGACACCAAAATCGGCCAAGCTTGGCAAGAGATGGATGGAGTATCAGGGAGCTCGAAACTGGGAAGGCTTGCTTGACCCACTCGACGATAATCTACGTGACGAGATTCTCCGTTACGGCCACTTCGTCGGTGCTACTTATAACGCTTTCGACTTTgatccttcttctcctacttACGCCAATTGCCGTTTCCCCAAACACTCCCTCTTCCACCGTTGTGGCTTACCTGGCACCGGTTACCGGGTCACCAAAAACCTCCACGCCACCTCGGGTATTAAACTGCCCCGTTGGATCAGTAAGGCACCTAATTGGGTTTCCAATCAGACTAGTTGGATCGGTTACGTGGCAGTTTGTCAGGATGAAGAAGAGATCGCCCGCCTTGGCCGTCGTGACGTGGTTGTTGCCTATAGAGGGACTGCCACTTGTCATGAGTGGCTCGAGAATTTACGTACCACGTTGACACATCTCCCCAATGTGGGCCTGGACGGCAGAACTGAGGCCGAGCCCCAACCCGAACCCATGGTGGCTAGGGGATTTCTCAGCCTATTTACATCTGGAACCGCTGAGCGCCGTAGCTTAAGAGAAGAGGTGAGGGATGAGATTGGTCGTCTCCTTCAATCCTACGGTGACGAACCACTCAGCCTGACCATCACCGGTCACAGCCTTGGTGCGGCGTTAGCGACCCTCACAGCCTACGATATAACCACCACCTTCCGTAATGCACCGTTGGTGACGGTTATCTCCTTCGGCGCACCACGTGTCGGCAATCGTGGCTTTAGATGCCACGTGGAAAAGTGCGGAAGCAAAGTACTTCGCATTGTAAACTCGGATGACCTCGTCACAAAGGTCCCAGGCTTTGTCATTGACGAAGACGAAGATGATGACGTGTCAAGTAAATGTAAAGGTCAAGATAAAGATGCCATCAACGTGGCTGGACTTCCAAGCTGGCTTCAGAGACATGTGGAGAATACACTTTGCCAGACACAATGGGTTTACGCTGACGTGGGCAGGGAGCTCCGAGTCAGCAGCAGAGATTCTCCATATCTAACGGGACCCACCACGAATTTAGCCACGTCACACGAGCTAGATACGTATCTACACTTAGTGAATGGCTTTTTGAGCTCCAAATGCCCTTTTCGGAAAACTGCGAAGAAAATGTTCGGTAGACGCGGCGCAGAGAAAGCATCTGTACTGCGGTAG